Genomic DNA from Anaerolineae bacterium:
AAACTTTATTCGAAACTGGATAGGGGCGTCAGGTATAAGTCTGAGTTTGACCCTGATTTACTGGTTGATCCACGGCAGTTTATTGGCTTCCATTGTCGCCACTCCGATCAGTAATGTGCAAGATATTCTGAGCCGCATTCGACAATACGAAGGTTTGCTGGTGGGTTTTTATCTGTATCTCTTTGTGCTTATGGTGGTATTTGCTCTATCACAAGGAAGATCAGCCAAGACATTCAACTGGATCAGGAGCTGGTTGACGGTGTTGATAGGATTGATCTGTGTTGTCCTGAGTCTGGTGGTTATTAACCAGAAAAATATTCGAGTAATTCAGGCGGATATTGCTTTCAAACTGGGTGAATCGTTTGCCAAACCAGGATCATGGCCAGTTTCGATTCAAATATATCAACATGCGATTGAGTTGGCTCCCAGAGAAGATTATTATTATCTATTCTTGGGAAGGTCTTATCTGGAACATGCAAGAGAAATTAACGATGAGAATCAACGCGAAGCTTTGTTTCAGCAGGCGAAAACGGATTTATTAACTGCTCGATCCTTAAATCCCTTGAACACGGATCACACTGCCAACTTAGCCCGCTTATATAGCCTTTGGTCATTGAATACGAAAGATGAAAAGTTGGCAAGAGAGAGATTTTTGGAATCGAATCGTTATTTTGAGCAAGCGACCTCTTTGAGTCCCAATAACTCTCGAATTTGGGGGGAATGGGCAGTCTTGTTAATGTCAAACGGAGAGACCTTGTCGGAGGCAATGCCGAAGTTGCTCACTGCCTATCAATTAGATCCGACTTATGATTGGATAGCTTATCTATTTGGTGAATACTATCGGTTAAAAGCAGCCCAGACGGCTGACATTAGCGAAAGAAGCAGTTTAATAAAGAATGCAATTTCGAACTATCTTACCGCTGTCGAACTTACTCAGGACTATACGAGCAAAAAAAGTTACTATCTTATGGTGGCTCAGTTAGCAATCGAAGGGAATTTATACCCTGAAGCCATTCAGGCTTTGGAAAAGGTCTTGATACAAAATCCAACCGATCCAGAAAATTGGAGGTATGAACAACGATTAGCTGAATTGTACTTGCAACAGGGTGAGAAAGAAAAGGCATTGATTCATGCCCGTAACGCACTGATGTTGAGTCCAGCGGAACAGAAACAGTCTATAGAAGCGTTGATTAATCAAATCAATATTCAACCCTGATGATCTATATTGCGTCGTTCTTGTTCTCCTTTATTGTAGGAATCCTTATATTAGTCCTGTTGATTCGTCTTTTAAGCTGGCTAAATATCACCGATCAACCCCGTCAAGATCGCTGGCACCGTTCCCCAACGCCGAAATTCGGGGGAATTGGTATCTTTCTATCAGCACTGATTGTCTTTTCAGTGGTTTATGCTTTGAATCCTGAGCGATCGGAACCTTTCCCTGCTACACTTTTGCTCGGAATGGGATTGATTTTTCTATTTGGATTCATTGATGATATTAAGGCTTTTCCACCTGTCGGCAAACTCATCACCCAAATCATTGCTGCCAGCGTAGCCGTCTTCTTTGGTTATACGACAAACTTTTTCTCGGTGCGTTTGGGAGAGACGTTTCTGGCTCAGATATTAAATAGCGCGGTTTCGTTGTTTTGGCTTGTTGCAATAACAAACGCAATGAATCTGCTTGACAATATGGATGGTCTGGCAGGTGGAATCTCGTTAATTGTTTGTTTCTTTCTGGGGTATTTTTTCTGGGATTCTGGGGATACCTTGATGATCTTGTTTTGTGCAAGTTTGGGTGGGGCAATCCTTGGGTTTTTGTTTTTGAACTTTCCGCCGGCAAAAATCTTTATGGGGGATAGTGGTAGCCAATTCCTGGGTTATACTCTGGCTTTACTGGCAATTGCCAGACTACCTCAGGCGTCCAACGTCTTTGCAATTCTTGGTGTTCCTACTCTTCTGTTTACCTTACCGCTGGCAGATACCCTCTTTGTGACGGTTACTCGCTGGTACCGTGGAGAGTCACCATTCAAGGGAGGCAGGGATCACACTTCTCACCGTTTAATTGCGTTTGGTCTCTCTGAAAGACAGACATTATGGGTGCTTTATTCAATCGCTGTGGTCGGGGGTATTGCAGCGGTGGTTGTAGAAGCTCTGAATTACACCTTGAGCCTGATTCTCTTACCAGTCATCATCGCATTTTTGTTAATCTTTACAACCTATTTGAGTGGTGTGAAAATCACCAGCCAGTCGGTAAACGATCAAGAAACGAAGTTAAGAAAGATTTTGATCAAGTTCTTTCTGGGTCGTAATCTTCTCGATGTTTTGGTTGATGGTCTGTTGATCTGTTTCAGTCTTTATTTAGCCGTGATCTTGGGAATGCCATTGTCTGTAGAGAGGCAAATTGATTTCTTCGTTCAAACTTTACCGTTAGCCTTTATCAGTGGTTATCTGACGTTTTACGTAACGCAAATCTATCGGGATTTGTGGCGGCACTTAAAAGTTGAGAACATTTATCGCTATGTCCAGACGGCTGTACTTGCAACGGTGATCCTATGGATTGTCAGATTTCTCTTTGATAACCGGCAATCCATGACTCTTACGGCAAGTTTGATTTATGGAGCAATGTTGTTTTTAGGATTGATGTTAACGAGATTTTCGTTTCGAGCATTTGATGCACTCTCAGCCCGTACACAGACGAGCAAGGCGCAAGGATTTCTGGTCTATGCTTCAGAAGAGACTCTGGAATTTTTAATCCCATACTTGTTGAACACAGGTAAAGATATGTCAATCATTGGGTTAATTACCGACCAGGAGATGCAAGTTGGTAAACGGGTGTACGACCTTCAAGTCTTAGGCTCAGCCAGTCAACTTAATGAACTGGTTGAGAAATATCAGCCTCAGGGTCTGATCGTGGATGCACTGAAAGCAAATCTACCAGAAGTTAGAGTCCAGCTCGATGCGTTGACCCATGAGAGGCAGGTTTGGGTGAAAGTTGTCCAATTTGATCTGGTGGATTATCAAAAATTTGGAGCTATGGATCACATACGGAGGAAAGATGACCACTCAGATGAAAAAAACAATTAGGTTTTTTACGGTAAAAGGGAATCATCGCCAAATTGGGCAACAAATCGGTGAAATGTGCAAAGATGAGATTCGTCATAGTATCGAAAGTGCCCAGGGCTTAATCGATGCTCTTTCCACTGAATTGGCAATGAACTGGAAAAGAGCCAACCTCCAGGCAAAAAAATATTTGCCCTATGTGATTGAATATTATCCCCAATATTTAGAAGAACTGTATGGAATTGCTGAAGGAAGTCATTCCTCGATTGACGATATTCTCACTTTAAATGCCTTTGAAGGAATTGTTATGGATCGGCTACATCTGAGTAAGTGTACCAGCCTGGCGGTCAACCAATCGCGAACAGTCAACCAAAGTGTACTGGTTGCCCACAACGAAGATTGGTTTCCGGATGATGAAGCTGACGTTTACATCGTCAAAGCTGAGGTCGAGGATGAACCTTCTTTTCTGGCGATGAGTTACGGTGGGTTACTTCCCAATGTGGGGTTTAACTCCGAAGGCATTGCTCAATGTTGTGACACCGTTTATCCGAAGGAAAAGCGAATCGGCATTCCACGGGTGGTAGTGGGGCGAGCGGTGTTAGGAGCAAAAACCATCAGTGAAGCGATCCAACGGGCAATCTCTCCTCACCGTGCTGCAGGCTATAACCATCTCATTGCCCACGAGAGCGGTGAATTATACAATATTGAGGTATCAGCCCGTAATTTCGCCATATTATATGGAGAAAAGGGGTATCTTGTTCACACCAACCATTATCTCAGTAACAAAATGCAAGTTCTGGAAGAAGAACCTGATGAATTGATCGGCTCACAAGTTCGCTATTATCGGGCAATGCGGTTAATCGAGAAAGTTGAAAAACATGATGTGATTTCCTTACAAACCATTCAAAGAGATCACGTCAATTTTCCTGATTCCATCTGTAATCATGCAACTTTCGGGGAAAATCCTTACGATAGAGAGAAGACCATTTGTGCGATGGTGATGGACTTAACCGAGAAAGTTTTATACTTCACCTGGGGAAATCCATGCCAGAATCTGTACTACCCCTATGCATTGTGATAAATTCTCGTCAAGAGAGATGGTTAGTGTTGAAAATCCTTTCTTCTCTGCATGCGACGGTGATACTGCTCATGTATCTCAGCAACATGAGCTATTTTTTCCTGAATAGCAGCTTCCAACCAGATTTTTCCCTTCTCCCTGGTGGCTAAACTGCCTGCTCCATACGCGCCGCTTCGGGTGTCATCTGTCCAGGGGGGATTGGCAATCAAAGAACCACCCTCGACCCAGTCCATGTAGTAGGATGGGGTGGAGATAAAGTCAGTTTCATCGACTACTCTATCCATGTGTACTAACTCAGGATAGAGATAGAGCATCAGGGATGTTTCCAGTTCGCAGGCGTGCCCCATCCCTCCAATTCCCGACTGGCGATATTGTTCCAACATAAGCATTCCTTGTGAACTTGTAAGATACAAAAAAGCAGTAGCACAAAAGATCGTTGGGTATCTCTCTCCCGCATACTTAACGATATTTGTTAGAAATGAACAATTGCCACCATGACCGCTTAAGAGATAGAAACGGTTAAAACCAAGCAGAACCAGAGTGTCAATGACCGCCAGCCAGAAATCTTCAAAAGCGCGTCCGCCAGCGTTCAAGGTGCCGGCAAAAGATGAACGATGGGTGCTCACTCCATAGGGCATGACTGGAAGCCGACAGGCTTTATCGGGGACAGCATTTATAACTCCTTCTGTGATTGCCTCGATGATGAGGGTATCGGTTGAAAGGGGTAGATGATATCCATGTTGCTCGGTGTGTCCAATGGGAATCAAAACAACTTTGGAAATATCTTCCAAAGAGAAATGAAACATTGAAGAGGGTTGATAGGATTGAGCTATCTGACAATTCCCGAAATCAAGGTTGATTCCGCTAGGGGTCAGGAGGTATACATTAATAAAACCATCATCCCGTAAACTGTTAACCAGGTTCCAAAGATATTCTTTGAGGACATCCTTGGGAACAGGCAGGCTACTTCCACGCCAACCGAAAGGGAAAGTAGGCAGGATTGCGATGCGTTCAGGAAAGTTGAGCACCTCAGCAAGTTGATCGCGATCATATCCTTCGCCAAGTGGAAGGACAATTGGGCAGCGACGAGGTAAATTTGCTACTTCAGGCCAGGTGAGAGAGGCATAGGATATCCATTCGGTCATCTCTAATTCTCAAAGTCGCGATAGAAGTTCTTTTTTCTTTTGGTTGAATTCTTCTTCCGTAATAATGCCTTGTTTACGGAGCAGGTCGAGATTGGCAATCAGAGCCGGGATATCCTCTCTCTGGACATCCTCAGAATGGTACTCATCACCCCGTTCTAACTTTTCTTTTGCATTCAGCATGGCGGTTTTGAATTCTACGGGTTTAGAGATGCGACGAAAGGTGTTAACCCCCAATTCACTGGCGGTCATAATTTCGATATCCCCATAATCAAATAACCTCCCCAAAAAAGTTTGCACCATTCTGACATCATTTACCTTTTCCAAAGAACTATCTTCCGTGGTTTTGTTGAAAATGCCCGTAATTTGAATAACACGCCGATTGGTCAGAATAAACTGGCTGTTGCTCCATCTGGCGACATCCAGCGCCAATGAGCCAATCGGAAGCAGCATGATGAGAAAACCAATTGGAATGACAATCACTGCAGCGATATTCATGAGTATGATGAGCAAGAGCGAAGCGACAAAAATTGCCAGAATCAGCAATACTTCTACAAGAATATTTCGGGCGAGGATCAACCAATGTTGACGAGTAATGAGCAAGATTTTTTCGTTTTCGCCAAGTAGTCTTTGTAAGTAGGAGTTTGTCTTCATAGTTATTTCCTTTCATTCTGACGCGGAAAGCTTTTTTTATTGAGTCTGTCTAAGCGATATTGTAATTCTGTCTGCCATTTCGTGCGCGTGAAACGATCCATCTTTTTATTATCTTCCAGTAATTTGGACGCTGCTTCAACCCAACGGCGCGCTGTATTCAGGTCTTTTTGTAGATGCTCATAGTATTTTGCGAGTTCAAGGTGGGCTGAGAGACTCCCAAGACTTGCTGCTTCTTGCCATTTTTCGATAGCGTTCTGATAGCGTTTTTGGTGTTTATATAAGGATGCGAGGTTCTCAGATAAGGCGATTCTCTGAGACGCCTCAGGAAGATAAGGGAGACAGGTTTCGAAAGCCTCAATTGCTCGATCGATCTCACCAATGGATTGATAAAAACTGGCTAAACAAAAATGTATTTCTGCGTTCTCTTTTGATCTTTCAAGAGGATTAGTGAATAAATCAGCAATATGAAAATACAAATGCACCATGGAAAGTACATCCATTTTATTGTGGTAAAGGACAGGGTTCAAAAAGGAGGCATCTTTTGTTAACAGGAAATCACGGAAAAGGCTGGGGATCAGCCAGCCTGGGACGTCCTCAACTGAGCGCTCTATGCCTAGAACGGTTGCTTCCATTGTTCGCAAAGCTCGATTAGGAGAATGATTCTTCCAAATCTTACGTGAAAGGAGAAGTAGATCAATGTGGAGACCTTCGCGGGTAGGGAGGGGAATTTGATGATATTGAAAGCGAGAGTCGAGCAAAGGCAGGTCGAAAGATTTTCCGTTGTACGTTAAGAAACCCTTTGCAGAGAGAAAGATTTTCTCTAATTCGATCAATTGAGCCAGTTCGTCCTCTGGGTGGAGAATCAGATATTGCGAGAGGTGAATCTCCTGATCGGAGACTTTTCCAATCCCGACTAAGAAACAAATGACCCCAGCGCCACCATATTCACCGCTGGTTTCGACATCGACAAAAAGAAAATCACTGATCGAAAAATTTTCATCTTGATGTTTGAAGCCTGACCATTTGATGATTTCCCCTGGAATTTTAAGTGGATTGGTTTTTGGGCTCGAGGTGTTTTGGTTAATCACATATACTGTCCCAAATGGATGATGAATCGACTGGCTATTGGGGAAAGGGGCTGGATGGGGTGGTTCTGGAGAGGCGGAATCTATCTTTGGCTGCATGATGGGAATGCCCAGGGATTTCAAATATCGATGAAGCTCGTCCATATCTAGGCAACCATTCTTTCCAGTAAGGCTAAGGCTTCCCTTTTACCACCCAAATCATTGTTGGTGACCGGCCCTGTACAGGATGGACATCCCTCAGAACAGGCACATTTTTTAATATGTTGTTTTATGGTAATGAGTAGTTCGCCAGCAATTTCATATAATCGAAAAGCTAAACCAATCCCACCTTGAACCTGTTCGTGAATTAATATGGTGGGTAAATTCTCGCACCAACTAAATTTTGAATCAATCGTAACACCCAAATCGCCCCGGTCGCAACGTGCAAATAATGGGCTTATATGAGTAAAAGCATAACCAAGCGCTGCCAGTCCACTTTGCACGCGTACCGCCCCTTCAACCTTTCGATGACAGGTCGGACATAAAGTGATCAGGTTCTCCAGGCGATTTGCCTCTTGTGGGCTAGCAAACAATCGAAATGGAATTTTGTGGTGAACATGGTGTGCTTGTTCCCCTTCGGGGGAGCCGCACAATTGACAACGGTAATGATCGCGTTGGCGGACAAGGCGTTTTTGAACTTCCCAATTCGAGCCATATTGATTGGGGTCGTTGCTCCAGGCTCCTTGTTGACGAAGATCATCAACCAAATCGTTGCTTAGAGTCAACCAAAATGCCATCGTGGATAAATCCCGTGAGGGTAGATCCAAATCTTGTTTTTCGATGACCAAACGTGTGTTCCAGTCCAAAACAAGGTAACCATTTACCTGACGCCTTAATTCTACCTGGCCAAAAGCAATTCGATAAGCATCACCATTGGGTGAACGATATTCCTGAACCTCATTCGCCTTCAAAGAGAGTATCTGGGTTTCTATCAGGGGTTGAGTCAGGCGATCAAGATTTTCCGATCGAAGAATAGCAATATGACGGTCGAAATCCAGCTTCTGGACTTGATAAGGACAACCTTCATGAAAGTAGATTGCTCCCGGATGTACCATCCAGTCGGCACTATCAGAATCGATGCTTCCCAGCAGTGTAGGGGAGGGGTTTTCGGTATCTTCCAGCAATATTTGAAAGTTATGTTCTGAGAGCGAGCGAATAGAGAACGATTGGGGCGTTTTTAGCCCGCTGAAATAATAGGCGCTTTTGCCTCGAATCGCATCGCCCTGGAAAACCAGGCTTTCGAGTAATGTGGATAACAACTCTACCGGGGCTGTTCCAAAGCTAGGTTGTCGGGAAATGGGTATTTCATATAGAGCGCAACGCAGGTGGTTGAGCAAAATCAGGGGATTGTTAGGGTCAATGATGACGCGCTCAGGATTGGATTCCCAGAAATACTCTGGATGATGGGCCAGATATTGATCAAGTGGATCATCTGTAAGAAGCAGAATCCCTAATGAACCCTGATTTTTCCGACCACTTCTGCCAAATTGTTGCCAGGTGGACGCAATGCTGCCCGGAAACCCGATAATGATAGTGACATCTAATTCACCAATATCAATTCCTAATTCTAAAGCGTTCGTAGTAACAACGCATCGGGTTTTGCCACATCGAAGATTGTGTTCGATCTCACGGCGCAGAGAAGGTAGATATCCACTACGATAACTCTGGATACTCTGGTCGACATCCTCCAGCAATGCAGTGGATTTTTCCCGCAATTGGATCAGGAGCAACTCTACGGCCTTCCGGCTACGACAAAACAGGATGGAATGTATATTCTGCTGAGTTGCTTCCATAGCAAATTGCAGGGCTTCTTCGAAAGGATGACGTCGGACACCGAGATCAGGATTCAATACAGGTGGGTTGTAGATCCAGATCTGTCTCTCAGTATTTGACCATTCCTTTTGTTCGATTTTAACGATCGATTCTTCAATCAACTGCTCGGCAAACTCTTCCGGTGCGCTAATTGTACCGGAGGTCAGAATGAACTGAGGGCTTGCTCCATAATGTTGCGCAATTCTCTTTAGCCGTCGCAAGATGTTTGCTACATGGGAACCAAAAACCCCGCGATAGGTATGAATTTCGTCCAGGACGATATACCTTAAGGTGGAGAAAAAATTCACCCAATGCGAATGTCTGGGCAGGATTGTGTGATGAAGCATATCCGGATTGGTGAGCACGATTTGAGCATTTTGGATAATCTTTGCTCGTTTCGATAAAGGTGTGTCTCCGTCGAATTGAGCCAGCAAATGAGGATTACTAGTAAGCAGATTGGGGAGCTTGGAGAGAATGTTTTGAAACTTCTGTCCCTGATCGTATGCCAAAGCTTTGGTCGGGAATAACAACAGCGCACTGGCTGAAGATGATTTTAGAAGGACATCCAAAATTGGGATTTGATAGATAAGAGATTTGCCACTGGCAACACTGCTGATAATCAATGTGTGCTGTCCAGCATGGATTGCTTGCAACGCCTCGAATTGATGTTGGTATAAGTTTGGTATCCCATTTTCGTGGAATGCGTCAATCAGATTACGGTGAAGCCAATGAGGAAAATCAAACATTTTCCCGACTTGTCTGGGAAAATGTTTGCGAGAGACGATATTTTTGACAATGGATGGATCAGAGAGCCATCTTTCGATAAGGGTATCTAACACAGTCGGATTTTCATTATTTAGGTAAAAAAAGCCATGCCTAAGATACCAGGTCCTCCATGCGTAATGATCGCTGGCGGCATCTCATATATCGGTATGTTTGAAATTGAGAGTCTGGAGGACAAACGATTGGCCATTTCCTGAGCTTGTTCCCGAGCGCCAGCGTGCATGATTGAAAGGTAACTCTCTTTATCTTTTTCGATCCTTTCTTCAGCAATCGAGATCATGCGTTCAAATGCTCTTTTATAAGTGCGTTCTTTCTCGAAAGGTTCTACTCTTCCATCCTTAAATGTCAAAATTGGCTTAATTTGTAATACCGATCCCAAGAGCGCTGAAGCTCCACCAATTCGGCCACCTTTGGCGAGGTATTCCAGGGTATCAACCATAAAGTAAACCTGGCAGCGTTTGATCATCTGCGATATACGAGAGACAATTTCATCTGCTTGCACACCCTCCTCTGCCCATTGAGCTGCAAGCAAAACCAGGGTTGCCAGTGGACTGGCAATCAGGCGTGTATCAATGACCCGAATATCTAACTGAGGGAAATCTTGAGCGGCTACCGTAGCCGAACGAACTGTACCGCTGACCTCTGCTGAAGGGTGGATACATAATATGGTGGTATTGCCATTCAAGAAGCGTTCGAATTCCTTGACGAACAGTTCGGGGGGTGGGGCAGCCGTCTTGGGCAGGTTTTTTGCCCTCTTTAATTTTTCAAGAAATTCAGGAACATCGATTTCAATTCCTTCAAGATATGTCTCGTCGTCAATGTGGATAATTTGAGGAATAACAATTATGTTATATCGTTCAATGTCCTCTTTTGATAAAACAGCCGTAGTATCGGTAATAATTTGAATCATGTTAGGTTAATTCCTATACCCAATCAAAACTGCGCTCAACTGCTTTTAACCAGTAGCGATATTGACGTTGGCGCTCTTCTTCACTCATCCTTGGTTGCCAGATCTTGTCAACTTGCCAGTGTTTGCGCAGGTCATCTAAACCCGACCAATATTGAACACATAGCCCGGCAGCAAATGCTGCACCTAAGGCAGTTGTTTCTGTGATGACGGGACGGATCACAGGGACATTCAGGATATCGGCTTGAAACTGCATAAGGAGTTCATTGCGCACCATCCCTCCATCAACTCTTAATGACTTTAACTCGACTCCGGAGTCCTGACGCATCGCTTCAAGAATTTCTTTTGTTTGAAAGGCAGTGGCTTCCAAAACAGCCCGAGCGAGGTGGCCCTTATTGATATAGCGGGTTAAGCCTACGATCACCCCGCGCGCATCTGAGCGCCAATACGGGGCGAAAAGACCTGAAAAAGCCGGCACAAAATAAATCCCACCGTTGTCTTCCACAGAACGGGCCAGCGTCTCAATCTCCTGGGACGATGAAATGAGCCCAATATTATCTCGAAGCCATTGCACCAGTGCACCGGTAATTGCAACCGATCCTTCTAAGGCATACGTGGCAGGTGAATCGCCAATTTGATATGCAAGGGTGGTGAGTAAGCCTTTTTTCGATTGTACAATTTGCGTGCCGGTGTTCATCAGCATAAAGCAGCCTGTTCCATAAGTATTTTTAGCTTCACCGACTTCATAGCAGGTCTGACCGATAAGAGCTGCTTGCTGATCCCCAACATCACCGCAGAGTGGGATTGCTTCGCCGAATGGACCATCAGCGCGAGTATAAGCATAAGGCTCGGTGGGGCTTGAGGGGACAATGCGGGGCAAGATATGACGAGGTATCTCCATGATTTTGAGAATCTCATCATCCCAGTCGAGGGTCTTAAGGTTCATCAGCATTGTACGACTGGCGTTGGTGACATCGGTGATATGGACGCCGCCTTTTGTACCTCCCGAAAGTTGCCATAGAATCCAGGTATCGATATTCCCGAAGAGGACATTCCCTTTCTGAGCTTCCGCGCGGAGGGCGGAGGACTGATCTAGCAACCACTTAATCTTTGGCCCGGAAAAATAAGTCGCCAGAGGAAGACCAACCTGCTCGCGAAATCGATCTTGTCCGCCCTCTAAAGAAAGTTGGTCACAGATTTGTTTGGTGCGTGTATCCTGCCAGACAATGGCATTGGCATAGGGTTCACCGGTTTTCGGATTCCACAAGATGGTTGTTTCGCGCTGGTTTGTCACCCCGATACCTGCGATTTGTTCTGGTTTCAGGTTGGCTTTCTGCAGCGCTCCTTGAATAACTTCCTGGGTTCGAGCCCAGATTTCAAGCGGATTGTGTTCCACCCATCCAGGTTGAGGGTATATTTGTTCATGTTCTTTTTGGTCGACTGCCTGTATTCTTCCCTCTTGATTGAATATAATGCAGCGAGTGCTGGTTGTGCCTTGATCAATAGC
This window encodes:
- a CDS encoding DegV family protein; protein product: MIQIITDTTAVLSKEDIERYNIIVIPQIIHIDDETYLEGIEIDVPEFLEKLKRAKNLPKTAAPPPELFVKEFERFLNGNTTILCIHPSAEVSGTVRSATVAAQDFPQLDIRVIDTRLIASPLATLVLLAAQWAEEGVQADEIVSRISQMIKRCQVYFMVDTLEYLAKGGRIGGASALLGSVLQIKPILTFKDGRVEPFEKERTYKRAFERMISIAEERIEKDKESYLSIMHAGAREQAQEMANRLSSRLSISNIPIYEMPPAIITHGGPGILGMAFFT
- a CDS encoding Peptidase C45, acyl-coenzyme A:6-aminopenicillanic acid acyl-transferase, translated to MKKTIRFFTVKGNHRQIGQQIGEMCKDEIRHSIESAQGLIDALSTELAMNWKRANLQAKKYLPYVIEYYPQYLEELYGIAEGSHSSIDDILTLNAFEGIVMDRLHLSKCTSLAVNQSRTVNQSVLVAHNEDWFPDDEADVYIVKAEVEDEPSFLAMSYGGLLPNVGFNSEGIAQCCDTVYPKEKRIGIPRVVVGRAVLGAKTISEAIQRAISPHRAAGYNHLIAHESGELYNIEVSARNFAILYGEKGYLVHTNHYLSNKMQVLEEEPDELIGSQVRYYRAMRLIEKVEKHDVISLQTIQRDHVNFPDSICNHATFGENPYDREKTICAMVMDLTEKVLYFTWGNPCQNLYYPYAL
- a CDS encoding putative exonuclease, with the protein product MDELHRYLKSLGIPIMQPKIDSASPEPPHPAPFPNSQSIHHPFGTVYVINQNTSSPKTNPLKIPGEIIKWSGFKHQDENFSISDFLFVDVETSGEYGGAGVICFLVGIGKVSDQEIHLSQYLILHPEDELAQLIELEKIFLSAKGFLTYNGKSFDLPLLDSRFQYHQIPLPTREGLHIDLLLLSRKIWKNHSPNRALRTMEATVLGIERSVEDVPGWLIPSLFRDFLLTKDASFLNPVLYHNKMDVLSMVHLYFHIADLFTNPLERSKENAEIHFCLASFYQSIGEIDRAIEAFETCLPYLPEASQRIALSENLASLYKHQKRYQNAIEKWQEAASLGSLSAHLELAKYYEHLQKDLNTARRWVEAASKLLEDNKKMDRFTRTKWQTELQYRLDRLNKKSFPRQNERK
- a CDS encoding Undecaprenyl-phosphate N-acetylglucosaminyl 1-phosphate transferase — its product is MIYIASFLFSFIVGILILVLLIRLLSWLNITDQPRQDRWHRSPTPKFGGIGIFLSALIVFSVVYALNPERSEPFPATLLLGMGLIFLFGFIDDIKAFPPVGKLITQIIAASVAVFFGYTTNFFSVRLGETFLAQILNSAVSLFWLVAITNAMNLLDNMDGLAGGISLIVCFFLGYFFWDSGDTLMILFCASLGGAILGFLFLNFPPAKIFMGDSGSQFLGYTLALLAIARLPQASNVFAILGVPTLLFTLPLADTLFVTVTRWYRGESPFKGGRDHTSHRLIAFGLSERQTLWVLYSIAVVGGIAAVVVEALNYTLSLILLPVIIAFLLIFTTYLSGVKITSQSVNDQETKLRKILIKFFLGRNLLDVLVDGLLICFSLYLAVILGMPLSVERQIDFFVQTLPLAFISGYLTFYVTQIYRDLWRHLKVENIYRYVQTAVLATVILWIVRFLFDNRQSMTLTASLIYGAMLFLGLMLTRFSFRAFDALSARTQTSKAQGFLVYASEETLEFLIPYLLNTGKDMSIIGLITDQEMQVGKRVYDLQVLGSASQLNELVEKYQPQGLIVDALKANLPEVRVQLDALTHERQVWVKVVQFDLVDYQKFGAMDHIRRKDDHSDEKNN
- a CDS encoding Creatinine amidohydrolase, with translation MTEWISYASLTWPEVANLPRRCPIVLPLGEGYDRDQLAEVLNFPERIAILPTFPFGWRGSSLPVPKDVLKEYLWNLVNSLRDDGFINVYLLTPSGINLDFGNCQIAQSYQPSSMFHFSLEDISKVVLIPIGHTEQHGYHLPLSTDTLIIEAITEGVINAVPDKACRLPVMPYGVSTHRSSFAGTLNAGGRAFEDFWLAVIDTLVLLGFNRFYLLSGHGGNCSFLTNIVKYAGERYPTIFCATAFLYLTSSQGMLMLEQYRQSGIGGMGHACELETSLMLYLYPELVHMDRVVDETDFISTPSYYMDWVEGGSLIANPPWTDDTRSGAYGAGSLATREKGKIWLEAAIQEKIAHVAEIHEQYHRRMQRRKDFQH
- a CDS encoding Glycerol kinase, which produces MKKFIAAIDQGTTSTRCIIFNQEGRIQAVDQKEHEQIYPQPGWVEHNPLEIWARTQEVIQGALQKANLKPEQIAGIGVTNQRETTILWNPKTGEPYANAIVWQDTRTKQICDQLSLEGGQDRFREQVGLPLATYFSGPKIKWLLDQSSALRAEAQKGNVLFGNIDTWILWQLSGGTKGGVHITDVTNASRTMLMNLKTLDWDDEILKIMEIPRHILPRIVPSSPTEPYAYTRADGPFGEAIPLCGDVGDQQAALIGQTCYEVGEAKNTYGTGCFMLMNTGTQIVQSKKGLLTTLAYQIGDSPATYALEGSVAITGALVQWLRDNIGLISSSQEIETLARSVEDNGGIYFVPAFSGLFAPYWRSDARGVIVGLTRYINKGHLARAVLEATAFQTKEILEAMRQDSGVELKSLRVDGGMVRNELLMQFQADILNVPVIRPVITETTALGAAFAAGLCVQYWSGLDDLRKHWQVDKIWQPRMSEEERQRQYRYWLKAVERSFDWV
- a CDS encoding ATP-dependent RNA helicase, giving the protein MLDTLIERWLSDPSIVKNIVSRKHFPRQVGKMFDFPHWLHRNLIDAFHENGIPNLYQHQFEALQAIHAGQHTLIISSVASGKSLIYQIPILDVLLKSSSASALLLFPTKALAYDQGQKFQNILSKLPNLLTSNPHLLAQFDGDTPLSKRAKIIQNAQIVLTNPDMLHHTILPRHSHWVNFFSTLRYIVLDEIHTYRGVFGSHVANILRRLKRIAQHYGASPQFILTSGTISAPEEFAEQLIEESIVKIEQKEWSNTERQIWIYNPPVLNPDLGVRRHPFEEALQFAMEATQQNIHSILFCRSRKAVELLLIQLREKSTALLEDVDQSIQSYRSGYLPSLRREIEHNLRCGKTRCVVTTNALELGIDIGELDVTIIIGFPGSIASTWQQFGRSGRKNQGSLGILLLTDDPLDQYLAHHPEYFWESNPERVIIDPNNPLILLNHLRCALYEIPISRQPSFGTAPVELLSTLLESLVFQGDAIRGKSAYYFSGLKTPQSFSIRSLSEHNFQILLEDTENPSPTLLGSIDSDSADWMVHPGAIYFHEGCPYQVQKLDFDRHIAILRSENLDRLTQPLIETQILSLKANEVQEYRSPNGDAYRIAFGQVELRRQVNGYLVLDWNTRLVIEKQDLDLPSRDLSTMAFWLTLSNDLVDDLRQQGAWSNDPNQYGSNWEVQKRLVRQRDHYRCQLCGSPEGEQAHHVHHKIPFRLFASPQEANRLENLITLCPTCHRKVEGAVRVQSGLAALGYAFTHISPLFARCDRGDLGVTIDSKFSWCENLPTILIHEQVQGGIGLAFRLYEIAGELLITIKQHIKKCACSEGCPSCTGPVTNNDLGGKREALALLERMVA